In Nicotiana tabacum cultivar K326 chromosome 19, ASM71507v2, whole genome shotgun sequence, one DNA window encodes the following:
- the LOC107762481 gene encoding serine/threonine-protein phosphatase 7 long form homolog — translation MWDFIRAHPLHPCIVRRLQDTGFYRIIEIGQLQFDWALITGMIERWQPETHTFNLPIDVATITLEDVEVLFELPVDGLPVAYPHALRDYRGLHYLHMLQRLTGFQPAEETALSGASHLQLTPIRQHLEVMDVEITDDSLPEVIDRHTRLVLLLMFGGVFFPNTSGNLVSLRFLYHLERLDDLPGYCWGAAVLGYLYRQMCRASMGTQRDVAEFLLLLQVWAWERFLQFQPPLPPITPDAPPLPFLPLAWRWVDRRGYGSEFEAICLKTRKYMYS, via the exons ATGTGGGATTTCATTCGGGCCCACCCACTCCATCCCTGTATAGTTAGACGCCTTCAGGATACAGGTTTCTACAGGATCATAGAGATCGGCCAGTTGCAGTTCGACTGGGCGTTGATCACGGGTATGATAGAGCGGTGGCAACCGGAGACGCACACGTTTAATCTACCCATCGACGTAGCTACCATCACGCTTGAGGACGTGGAGGTTCTTTTCGAGCTGCCGGTTGATGGATTACCTGTAGCTTACCCGCATGCTCTCAGAGACTATAGGGGATTGCATTACCTGCATATGTTGCAGCGGCTCACCGGATTCCAGCCAGCGGAGGAGACTGCATTGAGTGGGGCCAGTCATTTGCAGCTGACGCCCATCCGGCAGCATCTGGAGGTGATGGATGTGGAGATTACGGATGATTCACTGCCGGAGGTTATCGACCGGCACACGAGATTGGTGCTTCTGCTGATGTTTGGTGGTGTATttttcccgaacacttcgggaaacctagtcagcttgagatttttatatcatcttgagcggctagatgatttacctgGTTACTGCTGGGGTGCAGCTGTTCTAGGTTACCTGTATAGGCAAATGTGTCGGGCTAGCATGGGCACCCAGAGAGACGTTGCCGAATTTTTACTGTTgctgcag gtttgggcctgggagcggttcctgcagttccagccacctctaccacctaTCACTCCGGATGCACCACCTTTACCGTTTCTCCCTTTAGCttggaggtgggttgataggAGAGGCTACGGAAGCGAGTTCGAGGCTATTTGCTTGAAGACGCGCAAGTACATGTATtcttaa